From a single Mycolicibacterium moriokaense genomic region:
- the thrS gene encoding threonine--tRNA ligase — protein MSAAVSPASAAPIRVAAGTTAGEAVREAGLPGRGDPKAIVVVRDPQGRLRDLSWAPETDVEVIPVAADTEDGRSVIRHSAAHVLAQAVQEIFPQAKLGIGPPITDGFYYDFDVERAFTPEDLEALEKRMRQIIKEGQLFSRRVYESKEQAREELANEPYKLELIDDKSGDPDVMEVGGDELTAYDNLNPRTREREWGDLCRGPHIPTTKYIPAFKLTRSSAAYWRGDQNNASLQRIYGTAWESQEALDKHLEFLEEAQKRDHRRLGAELDLFSFPDEIGSGLAVFHPKGGIIRRELEEYSRRKHIEAGYEFVNTPHITKEQLYITSGHLEWYADGMYPPMHMDAEFNEDGTLRKPGQDYYLKPMNCPMHHLIFRSRGRSYRELPLRLFEFGSVYRYEKSGVVHGLTRVRGMTQDDAHIYTTREQMRDELASLLRFVLDLLADYGLNDFYLELSTKDPEKYVGSDEDWDEATETLREVAEASGLHLVPDPGGAAFYGPKISVQVKDALGRSWQMSTIQLDFNMPDRFELEYTAADGTRQRPVLIHRALFGSIERFFGVLTEHYAGAFPAWLAPVQVVGIPVADDHIPYLNGLATQLKMAGIRAEVDTSDDRMAKKIVNHTNQKVPFMLVAGDRDIEAGAVSFRFGDRTQINGVPRDAAVAAIADWIARRENATPTAELVKVGIAQ, from the coding sequence ATGAGCGCCGCCGTCAGCCCCGCCTCAGCAGCCCCTATCCGGGTCGCTGCCGGGACGACCGCGGGTGAGGCGGTGCGCGAAGCGGGGCTGCCGGGCCGCGGCGACCCCAAGGCCATCGTCGTCGTGCGCGATCCGCAGGGGCGACTGCGCGACCTGTCATGGGCCCCCGAGACCGACGTCGAGGTCATCCCCGTCGCCGCGGACACCGAGGACGGACGCAGCGTCATCCGCCACTCCGCCGCGCACGTGCTGGCGCAGGCGGTGCAGGAGATCTTCCCCCAGGCCAAGCTCGGCATCGGACCGCCCATCACCGACGGCTTCTACTACGACTTCGACGTGGAGCGGGCGTTCACCCCGGAGGACCTCGAGGCGCTCGAGAAGCGCATGCGCCAGATCATCAAAGAAGGCCAGCTGTTCTCGCGGCGCGTCTACGAGTCCAAAGAGCAAGCGCGCGAAGAACTTGCCAACGAGCCCTACAAGCTGGAGCTCATCGACGACAAGTCCGGTGACCCGGACGTGATGGAGGTCGGCGGCGACGAGCTGACGGCCTACGACAACCTCAATCCCCGTACCCGCGAACGGGAATGGGGCGACCTGTGCCGCGGCCCACACATCCCGACGACGAAGTACATCCCGGCGTTCAAGCTGACGCGCAGTTCGGCGGCCTACTGGCGCGGCGATCAGAACAACGCGAGCCTGCAGCGCATCTACGGCACCGCGTGGGAGTCACAGGAAGCGCTCGACAAGCATCTGGAGTTCCTCGAAGAGGCGCAGAAGCGCGACCATCGCAGGCTTGGCGCTGAACTCGACCTGTTCAGCTTCCCCGACGAAATCGGTTCCGGGCTGGCGGTTTTCCACCCCAAGGGTGGCATCATCCGGCGCGAACTCGAGGAATACTCGCGTCGCAAGCACATCGAGGCCGGCTACGAGTTCGTCAACACCCCGCACATCACCAAGGAACAGCTCTACATCACCTCCGGACACCTCGAGTGGTACGCCGACGGCATGTACCCCCCGATGCACATGGACGCCGAGTTCAACGAGGACGGCACGCTGCGTAAGCCGGGGCAGGACTACTACCTCAAGCCGATGAACTGCCCGATGCACCACCTGATCTTCCGGTCGCGCGGGCGGTCCTATCGGGAACTTCCGTTGCGGCTCTTCGAATTCGGCTCGGTGTACCGCTACGAGAAGTCCGGTGTGGTGCACGGCCTTACCCGGGTGCGCGGCATGACCCAGGACGACGCGCACATCTACACCACCCGCGAGCAGATGCGCGACGAGTTGGCGTCGCTGCTGCGGTTCGTGCTCGACCTGCTCGCCGACTACGGACTGAACGACTTCTACCTGGAGCTCTCGACGAAGGACCCCGAGAAGTACGTGGGCTCCGATGAGGACTGGGACGAGGCCACCGAGACGCTGCGTGAGGTCGCCGAGGCCTCCGGTCTGCACCTGGTGCCCGATCCCGGTGGAGCGGCGTTCTACGGACCCAAGATCTCCGTCCAGGTCAAGGACGCGCTGGGCCGCAGCTGGCAGATGTCGACCATCCAGCTCGACTTCAACATGCCCGACCGTTTCGAGTTGGAGTACACCGCCGCCGATGGCACCCGCCAGCGTCCGGTGCTGATCCACCGCGCGCTGTTCGGTTCGATCGAGCGGTTCTTCGGTGTGCTCACCGAGCACTACGCCGGCGCGTTCCCAGCATGGCTGGCACCGGTGCAGGTGGTCGGAATCCCCGTCGCCGACGACCACATCCCGTATCTCAACGGCCTTGCGACGCAACTGAAGATGGCGGGGATTCGGGCCGAGGTCGACACCAGCGACGACCGGATGGCGAAGAAGATCGTGAACCACACCAACCAGAAGGTGCCGTTCATGCTCGTCGCAGGTGACCGGGACATCGAGGCCGGCGCCGTCAGCTTCCGCTTCGGCGACCGCACCCAGATCAACGGCGTACCGCGCGACGCCGCGGTGGCAGCCATCGCCGACTGGATCGCGCGGCGCGAAAACGCCACTCCGACAGCCGAACTGGTCAAGGTGGGCATTGCGCAGTGA
- a CDS encoding HIT family protein: MTHDEHLRDELTRQQDDQTIIDHGAGEPDHLQRLWTPHRMTYIAEAPMRRDSSEPSRPFTDIPKLSDEDGLVVARGELVYVVLNLYPYNPGHLMVVPYRMVSELEDLTEAESAELMAFTQKAIRVIKSVSNPMGFNVGLNLGRVSGGSLAEHLHMHVVPRWIGDANFITIIGGAKVVPQLLSETRELLATEWAKQSDGRSDGG, translated from the coding sequence GTGACCCACGACGAGCACCTTCGCGACGAGCTGACCCGACAGCAGGACGACCAGACGATCATCGACCACGGCGCGGGCGAGCCCGACCACCTGCAGCGGCTGTGGACACCGCATCGGATGACCTACATCGCCGAAGCCCCGATGCGGCGCGACAGCTCGGAGCCGTCGCGGCCATTCACCGACATCCCCAAGCTGTCCGACGAGGACGGCCTGGTGGTGGCTCGCGGCGAGCTCGTCTACGTCGTGCTGAACCTGTACCCCTACAACCCCGGACATCTCATGGTGGTGCCGTACCGCATGGTGTCCGAACTCGAAGACCTCACCGAGGCGGAGAGCGCCGAGCTGATGGCCTTCACCCAGAAGGCGATTCGCGTCATCAAGAGCGTGTCCAACCCGATGGGGTTCAATGTCGGGCTGAACCTGGGCAGGGTGTCCGGTGGGTCACTGGCCGAGCATCTGCACATGCACGTGGTGCCGCGCTGGATCGGTGACGCGAACTTCATCACGATCATCGGCGGCGCAAAGGTGGTCCCGCAGCTGCTGAGCGAGACGCGCGAGCTGCTGGCGACGGAGTGGGCGAAGCAGTCCGACGGGCGCAGCGACGGAGGGTGA
- a CDS encoding PaaI family thioesterase, which yields MTTDQPSGAHPGGGFNPPVPTTQGGPDYGRFIEAVRTLQDHARAADAPDDVITEAADLVEKVTQLLAPYYADEWSSPSGRRMDLPNRGNLLSIPLDLHKTPDGRIAGTATFRRFHLGRNGAAHGGAVAQLFDGLLGYSAFTLSGSRAQRTAFLHVDYRKIALVERELQVEAGIDSIEDRKIFVSGRLLDGEDVLAESHALFVKLRPGQP from the coding sequence GTGACCACCGATCAGCCTTCGGGTGCGCATCCCGGCGGGGGATTCAACCCGCCGGTGCCGACCACCCAGGGTGGACCCGACTACGGCCGCTTCATCGAGGCCGTCCGCACCCTGCAGGACCATGCCCGCGCTGCCGACGCACCCGATGACGTCATCACCGAGGCCGCCGACCTCGTCGAGAAGGTCACGCAACTGCTGGCGCCCTACTACGCCGACGAATGGTCCTCGCCGTCCGGTCGGCGGATGGACCTGCCCAACCGCGGCAATCTGCTGTCCATCCCGCTGGACCTGCACAAGACGCCCGACGGTCGCATCGCGGGCACGGCGACGTTCCGCAGATTCCACCTCGGCCGCAACGGCGCCGCGCACGGCGGCGCGGTCGCGCAGCTCTTCGATGGGCTGCTCGGGTACTCCGCGTTCACCCTCAGCGGCAGCCGCGCCCAGCGCACCGCGTTCCTGCACGTCGACTACCGCAAGATCGCGCTGGTCGAGAGGGAGCTGCAGGTCGAGGCCGGCATCGACAGCATCGAGGACCGCAAGATCTTCGTATCGGGACGCCTGCTGGACGGCGAGGACGTGCTGGCCGAGTCGCACGCGCTGTTCGTCAAGCTGCGCCCCGGCCAACCGTGA
- a CDS encoding L,D-transpeptidase, translating into MRVVFRCVLAAMVIAASVVVGPAGASSAASQSYRPAVASILPAPGSVVGVAHPVVVTFRAPVTDRRAAERAIDIKSVPPMTGKFEWVENNVVQWVPDEFWPAHTTVALAVGNLPTTSFQTGPAVVGVANIAEKTFTVTIDGVPPSDLPAPHHRANWGKPGVFPASMGRPQYPTPVGTYTVLGKDRDVVMDSSTVGIPVDAPDGYHLDVAYAVRFTERGLFVHSAPWSVNQMGYENVSHGCIGLSTEDAEWYFNTVNVGDPIIVRENGIEVPRTVSG; encoded by the coding sequence ATGCGTGTGGTTTTTCGGTGTGTTCTCGCAGCGATGGTGATCGCTGCGAGTGTGGTTGTGGGCCCGGCTGGCGCCAGCTCGGCGGCGAGCCAGTCGTATCGTCCTGCGGTCGCATCGATCCTTCCCGCGCCGGGTTCCGTCGTGGGCGTGGCGCACCCGGTCGTCGTGACGTTCAGAGCCCCCGTCACCGACCGGCGTGCCGCCGAACGCGCCATCGACATCAAGTCGGTGCCCCCGATGACCGGCAAGTTCGAATGGGTGGAAAACAACGTCGTGCAGTGGGTTCCCGACGAATTCTGGCCGGCGCACACCACGGTGGCACTTGCGGTGGGCAACCTGCCCACCACGAGCTTCCAGACCGGTCCCGCCGTCGTGGGTGTGGCCAACATCGCGGAGAAGACGTTCACGGTGACCATCGACGGTGTACCGCCCTCTGATCTGCCCGCACCTCACCACCGCGCCAACTGGGGCAAGCCTGGCGTGTTCCCGGCTTCGATGGGCCGGCCGCAGTATCCGACGCCGGTCGGTACCTACACCGTGCTGGGCAAGGATCGCGACGTGGTGATGGATTCGAGCACCGTCGGTATCCCCGTCGACGCTCCCGATGGTTACCATCTGGACGTCGCGTACGCCGTTCGCTTCACCGAACGCGGTCTCTTCGTGCACTCGGCTCCCTGGTCCGTCAACCAGATGGGCTATGAGAATGTCAGCCACGGTTGTATCGGGCTCAGTACCGAGGATGCAGAGTGGTACTTCAATACCGTCAATGTGGGTGACCCGATCATTGTGCGGGAGAACGGGATCGAGGTTCCTCGAACCGTGTCGGGCTAG
- a CDS encoding DUF4267 domain-containing protein: MTASIVGYTLAGLIAAAIIFIGARFIVAPRVAAAGYGVQPDVGQPSVGAYMRVKGIRDIASGLIVIILIAAGATHLLGWVILAATLIPIADAAIVLGSGGAKSIAWGVHGATAVVMLISAALLLYSQS, from the coding sequence ATGACCGCTTCCATCGTGGGCTACACCCTCGCCGGACTCATCGCCGCCGCGATCATCTTCATCGGCGCACGCTTCATCGTCGCGCCGCGCGTCGCCGCCGCGGGCTACGGGGTGCAACCCGATGTGGGCCAGCCATCCGTCGGCGCCTATATGCGGGTCAAGGGCATCCGCGACATCGCGTCAGGGCTGATTGTCATCATCCTGATCGCCGCGGGCGCAACACATCTGCTCGGCTGGGTGATATTGGCCGCCACCCTCATTCCGATCGCCGACGCGGCGATCGTGCTCGGCAGCGGTGGTGCCAAGTCCATCGCCTGGGGAGTCCATGGCGCGACCGCCGTCGTCATGCTCATCTCAGCGGCGTTGCTGCTCTATTCGCAGAGCTAG
- a CDS encoding DUF1990 family protein: MKLSDLAGLPLTYTEVGATAGALPAGYHHVRKSAVIGRGLRRFEEAAAAGMRWGMLRGAGIKVTATTEVAAVGSEVIVHLGPVQAPCRVVYVVDEPDRRGFAYGTLPGHAESGEELFLVRYDPATENVIAEVTAFSRHATWWSRLASPFTSLVQRIVTSRYLKAL; the protein is encoded by the coding sequence ATGAAGCTGAGCGACCTTGCCGGGCTGCCGTTGACCTACACAGAGGTCGGCGCCACCGCCGGCGCACTGCCCGCCGGCTACCACCACGTGCGGAAGTCGGCGGTGATCGGTCGCGGCTTGCGGAGGTTCGAGGAGGCGGCCGCGGCCGGGATGCGGTGGGGCATGCTGCGCGGCGCCGGGATCAAGGTGACGGCGACGACTGAGGTCGCCGCGGTCGGGTCGGAGGTCATCGTGCACCTGGGCCCGGTCCAGGCGCCGTGCCGAGTGGTCTACGTCGTCGACGAACCCGACCGCCGCGGTTTCGCCTATGGCACCTTGCCCGGGCACGCCGAGTCCGGTGAGGAGCTGTTCCTCGTCCGCTACGACCCGGCCACCGAGAACGTGATCGCCGAGGTGACCGCGTTCTCCCGGCATGCCACGTGGTGGAGCCGGTTGGCGTCGCCGTTCACGTCGCTGGTCCAGCGAATCGTGACATCGCGTTATCTAAAGGCCCTGTAG
- a CDS encoding NIPSNAP family protein, with product MFQLRIYTLRSSEALERYAAVHWASHLPTFQKFGITTHGVWTEEGGDANRLIALIRYPATADPEQLTRQVMASPEFAADMAGFDIDDIVDVQSALMNPTSFSPIQ from the coding sequence ATGTTTCAGCTGAGGATCTATACCCTGCGATCGTCCGAAGCGCTGGAACGCTATGCGGCGGTGCACTGGGCCAGCCATCTGCCGACGTTCCAGAAATTCGGGATCACCACCCACGGCGTGTGGACAGAGGAAGGCGGCGATGCGAATCGACTGATCGCACTCATCCGCTACCCGGCGACGGCCGATCCCGAACAGCTCACGCGGCAGGTGATGGCCAGTCCTGAATTCGCCGCCGATATGGCCGGCTTCGACATCGACGACATCGTCGACGTTCAGTCGGCGCTGATGAATCCGACCTCATTCTCGCCAATTCAATGA
- a CDS encoding aldo/keto reductase, with the protein MTTTFTIGGDLTVNRLGFGAMRLTGKGVWGPPADRDECIRVLRRLVDLGVNFIDTADSYGPYVSEELINEALHPYPDGLVVATKAGLLRVGPDTWDPLGYPAYLRQECEMSLRRLGVDTIDLFQLHRIDDKFPAEDQIGELVKLQQEGKIRHIGLSEINVDQLEAAQKVATIVTVQNMYNLSTRSAEPVLEACESQNIGFIPWFPLAAGPLAAPDGPLQRIAADHGASPSQLALAWLLKRSPVMLPIPGTSKVDHLEENVAAARIELTDDEFETLSTAGAAAA; encoded by the coding sequence ATGACCACCACCTTCACCATCGGCGGCGACCTGACCGTCAACCGTCTGGGCTTCGGCGCGATGCGACTGACGGGCAAGGGCGTCTGGGGCCCGCCTGCCGATCGCGACGAGTGCATTCGTGTGTTGCGCCGCCTCGTCGACCTTGGCGTGAACTTCATCGACACCGCCGACTCCTACGGCCCGTATGTGTCCGAGGAACTGATCAACGAGGCGCTGCATCCCTATCCCGACGGACTCGTCGTCGCCACCAAGGCCGGGTTGCTGCGCGTCGGACCCGACACCTGGGACCCCCTCGGGTACCCGGCGTACCTGCGTCAGGAATGCGAGATGAGTCTGCGACGCCTCGGGGTGGACACCATCGACCTGTTCCAGCTGCACCGCATCGACGACAAGTTCCCCGCCGAGGACCAGATCGGGGAGTTGGTGAAGCTGCAGCAGGAAGGCAAGATCCGCCACATCGGGCTGTCCGAAATCAATGTCGACCAACTCGAGGCCGCCCAGAAGGTCGCGACGATCGTGACGGTGCAGAACATGTACAACCTGTCGACGAGAAGTGCGGAGCCGGTGCTGGAAGCCTGCGAGTCCCAGAACATCGGGTTCATTCCGTGGTTCCCGTTGGCCGCTGGACCGCTGGCAGCCCCCGACGGGCCGTTGCAGCGCATCGCGGCCGACCACGGGGCGTCCCCGTCGCAGCTGGCGCTGGCGTGGCTGCTGAAGCGGTCACCGGTGATGCTGCCCATCCCCGGGACGTCGAAGGTCGACCATCTCGAGGAGAACGTCGCGGCCGCGCGCATCGAGCTGACCGATGACGAGTTCGAGACGCTGAGCACGGCCGGGGCCGCGGCCGCCTAG
- the pgsA gene encoding phosphatidylinositol phosphate synthase, which produces MSNLYLMTRAAYEKLSRPLAKAALRAGLTPDSITILGTAGTVLGALTLFPIGKLWWGAVVVWFFVLADMLDGAMARQRGGGTRFGAVLDATCDRIGDGAIFCGLLWWAAFGLRSTSLVVATLICLVSSQVISYIKARAEASGLAAEGGMIERPERLIIVLVGAGLSGLFGVTWLLEVAMWLLALTSLITLGQRVHSVRTSPGAMDLLIKPDSTAAGEAPSEHGPPAPQSDES; this is translated from the coding sequence CTGAGCAACCTCTACCTGATGACGCGTGCGGCCTACGAGAAGTTGTCCCGGCCGCTGGCGAAGGCTGCGCTGCGCGCGGGCCTGACACCCGACAGCATCACGATTCTGGGCACCGCGGGCACCGTGCTGGGTGCACTGACCCTGTTTCCGATCGGCAAGTTGTGGTGGGGCGCGGTCGTCGTCTGGTTCTTCGTACTGGCCGACATGCTCGACGGCGCGATGGCCCGTCAGCGCGGTGGCGGTACGCGATTTGGCGCGGTCCTCGACGCCACCTGCGACCGGATCGGCGACGGCGCGATCTTCTGCGGCCTGTTGTGGTGGGCGGCCTTCGGCCTGCGCAGCACATCGCTGGTCGTCGCCACGTTGATCTGCCTGGTCAGCTCGCAGGTCATCTCGTACATCAAGGCGCGTGCCGAGGCCAGCGGCCTGGCCGCCGAAGGCGGCATGATCGAGCGGCCCGAACGGTTGATCATCGTGCTCGTCGGCGCGGGGTTGTCGGGTCTGTTCGGCGTCACTTGGCTGCTGGAGGTGGCGATGTGGCTGCTGGCGTTGACCAGCCTCATCACCCTGGGCCAGCGCGTGCACAGCGTGCGCACCTCACCCGGCGCGATGGATCTGCTGATCAAGCCGGACAGCACCGCCGCCGGTGAGGCACCCTCGGAGCACGGCCCGCCCGCACCGCAGTCGGACGAGTCATGA
- a CDS encoding GAF and ANTAR domain-containing protein gives MVEATHLRIAELVQALHSRTDTDSETVIAELAEHAAVEIPGAQYAGITVTRNRKHIDTPAATHFYPMLLDKVQQRYGEGPCLTAAWEEKTIHVADLEHDDRFPRYREDALAETPIRSIMAFQLFIAGETMGALNVYAEQPHAFDDESRTIGLIFAAHSSVAWNSARRDEHFKKALASRDVIGQAKGMIMERYGVDAVQAFELLRKLSQDSNVPLIKVATQLVADSQSTAQ, from the coding sequence ATGGTCGAGGCCACCCACCTGCGTATTGCCGAGCTGGTACAGGCACTGCACAGCCGGACCGATACCGACTCGGAAACCGTGATCGCCGAGTTGGCGGAACACGCCGCGGTGGAGATTCCCGGTGCGCAGTACGCCGGCATCACGGTGACGCGCAACCGCAAGCACATCGACACCCCTGCCGCCACGCACTTCTATCCGATGCTGTTGGACAAGGTGCAGCAGCGATACGGCGAGGGCCCGTGTCTCACCGCGGCGTGGGAGGAGAAGACCATCCATGTCGCGGATCTCGAACACGACGACCGCTTCCCGCGCTACCGGGAAGATGCGCTGGCGGAAACGCCGATCCGGTCGATCATGGCGTTCCAGTTGTTCATCGCCGGCGAGACGATGGGCGCACTGAACGTCTACGCCGAACAACCGCACGCGTTCGACGATGAGTCCAGGACCATCGGCCTGATCTTCGCCGCGCACTCGTCGGTGGCGTGGAATTCCGCGCGCCGCGACGAGCACTTCAAGAAGGCGTTGGCCAGCCGCGACGTGATCGGTCAGGCCAAGGGCATGATCATGGAACGCTACGGGGTCGACGCAGTGCAGGCATTTGAGTTGCTGCGCAAGCTCTCTCAGGACTCCAACGTGCCGCTGATCAAGGTTGCCACCCAGCTCGTCGCCGACTCCCAGTCGACCGCCCAGTAG
- a CDS encoding TIGR02611 family protein gives MTKGGHPGRVRRWARWRDRLRDHRMAEFTYRIGVAVVGLTVFAVGVVAIPYPGPGWAILFVGLGILATEFEWARRLLAYAKTRYDKAMAWFSEQHIAIQAIGALFTFVVVVGTLWLLGAADWTAELFGIDWPWLNSPIGLGA, from the coding sequence GTGACCAAGGGCGGTCACCCCGGCCGCGTGCGCCGATGGGCGCGCTGGCGCGATCGGTTGCGCGACCACCGCATGGCCGAATTCACCTACCGCATCGGTGTCGCGGTCGTCGGCCTGACGGTCTTCGCCGTGGGTGTCGTCGCCATCCCGTATCCCGGTCCGGGCTGGGCGATCCTGTTCGTCGGGCTCGGCATCCTCGCGACCGAATTCGAATGGGCACGACGTCTGCTGGCGTACGCCAAGACGCGTTACGACAAGGCGATGGCCTGGTTCAGCGAACAGCACATCGCGATCCAGGCGATCGGTGCGCTGTTCACCTTTGTGGTCGTGGTGGGCACCCTGTGGCTGCTCGGCGCCGCCGACTGGACCGCCGAACTGTTCGGCATCGACTGGCCGTGGTTGAACAGCCCTATTGGCCTGGGGGCCTGA
- a CDS encoding glycosyltransferase family 4 protein gives MRIGMVCPYSFDVPGGVQSHVLQLAEVMHDRGHVVSVLAPTSSEAQALLPDYVVSGGKAVPIPYNGSVARLRFGPATHRMVKKWLMQGQFDVLHLHEPNAPSLSMLALNIAEGPIVATFHTSTTKSLTLSVFEPILRPMHEKIVGRIAVSDLARRWQMEALGSDAVEIPNGVDVAAFASAPLMDGYPRPGKSVLFLGRYDEPRKGMEILLRALPRLVERFDDIEVLIVGRGDEDELRRSAGKLAKHLRFLGQVDDAAKASAMRSADVYCAPHTGGESFGIVLVEAMAAGTAVVASDLDAFRRVLVNGKAGRLVAIDDAEALADGLIEVLENDTVRNRYVKAASEAVRRYDWSVVAGQIMRVYETVASSGTKVQVAGASGNAVGALRAKARGSN, from the coding sequence ATGCGCATCGGCATGGTCTGCCCCTACTCGTTCGACGTGCCGGGCGGGGTGCAGTCCCATGTGTTGCAGCTGGCCGAGGTGATGCACGACCGCGGCCACGTCGTCAGCGTGCTGGCACCGACGTCGTCGGAAGCGCAGGCGTTGTTGCCCGATTACGTGGTGTCCGGCGGTAAGGCCGTGCCGATTCCGTACAACGGGTCGGTGGCGCGGCTGCGGTTCGGGCCCGCCACGCACCGCATGGTGAAGAAGTGGTTGATGCAGGGCCAGTTCGACGTGTTGCATCTGCACGAGCCGAATGCCCCGAGCCTGTCGATGCTGGCGTTGAACATCGCCGAGGGTCCGATTGTGGCGACGTTTCACACGTCGACCACGAAGTCGTTGACGCTCAGCGTGTTCGAACCGATCCTGCGACCGATGCACGAGAAGATCGTGGGCCGCATCGCGGTGTCGGATCTGGCACGGCGGTGGCAGATGGAGGCGCTCGGCAGCGACGCGGTCGAGATACCGAACGGCGTGGACGTCGCGGCGTTCGCGTCGGCGCCGCTGATGGACGGCTACCCCCGCCCGGGCAAGTCGGTGTTGTTCCTGGGCCGGTACGACGAACCCCGCAAGGGGATGGAGATCCTGCTGCGCGCATTGCCTCGACTGGTCGAGCGGTTCGACGACATCGAGGTGTTGATCGTCGGCCGCGGCGACGAGGACGAACTGCGCCGCTCCGCAGGCAAACTCGCGAAGCATCTGCGGTTCCTCGGCCAGGTCGACGACGCCGCGAAAGCCTCCGCGATGCGCAGTGCGGACGTCTACTGCGCACCCCACACCGGCGGCGAGAGCTTCGGCATCGTTCTGGTCGAGGCGATGGCCGCGGGCACCGCTGTGGTCGCCAGCGATCTGGACGCGTTCCGGCGGGTGTTGGTGAACGGGAAAGCGGGCAGGCTGGTGGCCATCGACGACGCCGAGGCTTTGGCGGACGGGCTGATCGAGGTGTTGGAGAACGACACCGTCCGGAACCGCTACGTCAAAGCCGCCTCGGAGGCGGTGCGCCGCTACGACTGGTCGGTGGTCGCCGGCCAGATCATGCGCGTGTACGAGACGGTCGCCAGCTCCGGAACCAAGGTGCAGGTCGCGGGCGCGTCGGGTAACGCCGTCGGTGCACTGCGCGCGAAGGCCAGGGGATCGAATTGA
- a CDS encoding phosphatidylinositol mannoside acyltransferase: MSTPIPDPGFSLSGRFADWGYAAGWRLVRAMPEVVARNAFGAGAHYAARGGGPEQLRKNLARVIGVEPARVPDGLIRASLASYARYWREAFRLPTMDLAAVAQRLDEVCIGAHRPQEALDAGRGAVMALPHSGNWDMAGVWLVHRHGTFSTVAERLKPESLYRRFIEYRESLGFEVFPASGGERPPFELLSERLRENKFVCLMADRDLTRSGVEVDFFGERTRLPAGPAKLAITTGAALIPAHVFYDGDDCVIDLQEPLDTSSKDVTAVTQALADRFARNIAAHPADWHMMQPQWLADLSDERRAKLGVT, from the coding sequence ATGAGCACGCCTATTCCCGATCCGGGCTTCTCGTTGAGCGGCAGGTTCGCCGACTGGGGGTACGCCGCAGGCTGGCGGCTTGTGCGCGCGATGCCGGAAGTGGTCGCGCGCAACGCGTTCGGCGCTGGGGCGCACTATGCGGCGCGGGGCGGGGGACCCGAACAGCTACGCAAGAACCTCGCCCGTGTCATCGGTGTCGAGCCCGCCCGCGTGCCGGACGGGCTCATTCGTGCTTCGCTTGCCTCCTACGCCCGATACTGGCGGGAGGCGTTTCGGTTGCCCACGATGGACCTGGCCGCGGTCGCACAACGACTCGACGAAGTCTGCATCGGCGCGCACCGGCCTCAGGAGGCGCTCGACGCGGGACGGGGCGCGGTCATGGCGCTGCCGCACAGCGGCAACTGGGATATGGCAGGCGTGTGGCTCGTCCACAGGCACGGCACCTTCTCCACGGTGGCCGAGCGGCTCAAACCCGAATCGCTGTACCGGCGCTTCATCGAATACCGGGAAAGCCTGGGGTTCGAGGTGTTTCCGGCCTCGGGCGGCGAGCGGCCCCCGTTCGAGTTGCTCTCGGAACGGTTGCGGGAGAACAAGTTCGTATGCCTGATGGCCGACCGTGACCTCACCCGGTCCGGGGTCGAGGTCGACTTCTTCGGCGAGCGCACCCGGCTGCCCGCGGGCCCGGCGAAGTTGGCGATCACCACGGGCGCCGCGCTGATTCCCGCGCATGTGTTTTACGACGGCGACGACTGCGTCATCGACCTGCAGGAGCCGCTCGACACCAGCTCAAAGGACGTCACCGCCGTCACCCAGGCGTTGGCGGATCGCTTCGCGCGCAACATCGCCGCGCACCCCGCCGATTGGCACATGATGCAGCCGCAGTGGCTGGCTGACCTCTCCGACGAACGGCGAGCCAAACTCGGGGTGACCTGA